The region TTCCGGGAAGACAAGCGAAGAGCGCTGCTTCGTAGAGTGTGCGTCGTGGCAATTCGCAATGGAGGATAGTTTGGATATACAGAACGGTGGCCCCGTACCGGATCACATCTTGCAAACCGGTCTCGCCTTCTGGGCGTCGAAGACGCTGCTGAGTGCGGTCGAGATGGGACTCTTTACGGAACTCGCAGACCGCCCCGAGAACTTCGCTGCACTGAGCGGAAGACTTGGCCTGCATCCGCGTTCGGCGCGAGACTTTCTCGATGCCCTGGTCGCCCTCGGCTTCCTGGGCCGTACCGGCGACACCTACTGCAACACCCCCGAGACGGAACTCTTCCTCGATCGCCGCAAGCCCAGCTACATCGGCGGCATCCTCGAGATGGCGAACGCCCGGCTGTATCGCTTCTGGGGCAGCCTGACCGAAGGTCTCCGCACCGGCCTGCAGCAGAATGAGGCCAAGGAAGGAGAGGCTGCGACCTTCGCGGCTCTCTACGCCGATCCGGCCCGCCTGCGCAGCTTTCTGAGCGCAATGTCTGGCATCAGTCATGGAGCCAATCTGGCCATCGCTCGAAAGATTCCATGGTCGAAGTACAAGACCTACGCCGACCTGGGAACAGCGCAGGGCGATCTCGCCGTTCAGATCGCGCTGGCCAATCCCCATCTAAAGGGCATCGGTTTCGATCTTGCCGAGTGCGGTCCCATCTTTGAAGAGTATGCCGAACACAACGGAGTCGCTGATAGGCTGCGCTTTCAGCCCGGAGACTTCTTCC is a window of Edaphobacter sp. 12200R-103 DNA encoding:
- a CDS encoding acetylserotonin O-methyltransferase; its protein translation is MDIQNGGPVPDHILQTGLAFWASKTLLSAVEMGLFTELADRPENFAALSGRLGLHPRSARDFLDALVALGFLGRTGDTYCNTPETELFLDRRKPSYIGGILEMANARLYRFWGSLTEGLRTGLQQNEAKEGEAATFAALYADPARLRSFLSAMSGISHGANLAIARKIPWSKYKTYADLGTAQGDLAVQIALANPHLKGIGFDLAECGPIFEEYAEHNGVADRLRFQPGDFFRDTMPQVDAITMGHILHDWNLEQKKMLVRKAYDALNPGGSLIVYDAMIDDDRSKNAFGLLMSLNMLIETEGGFDYTGADCIAWMKEAGFREAHIEHLVGPDSMVVGIK